The following are from one region of the Vitis riparia cultivar Riparia Gloire de Montpellier isolate 1030 chromosome 14, EGFV_Vit.rip_1.0, whole genome shotgun sequence genome:
- the LOC117930639 gene encoding putative pectinesterase 52 — protein MENFPQFKKPLILCRKTIPGGYESVSTLGFTVKRSSSPKRNISSFSKERAEEQRLSNGGMLGTPKTALALYFMQIILLQNTYNILIPSNNGTRMTWAPAILVDADKVSFYKCGFSSLQDTVTDDRGRHLYKNCFIQGAVDFIWGGGQSVFQTCVINVLGTALGLGPGFITAQARGSLEDPSGFVFKFGQVIGTGQTFLGRPYTSFSRAFFELLIELIGLSCRNTVTFVEADCTGEGANKGKRIQWLKKLSTKDLNFFVKSPDFIDKEMWLEKIPLPLTEGN, from the exons ATGGAAAATTTTCCACAGTTCAAGAAGCCATTGATTCTGTGCCGGAAAACAATACCAGGTGGATACGAATCCGTATCAACCCTGGGATTTACAG TGAAAAGGTCATCGTCCCCAAAGAGAAACATTTCATCTTTCTCGAAGGAAAGAGCAGAAGAACAACGATTATCCAATGGAGGGATGCTGGGAACTCCAAAAACAGCTCTAGCTTTATACTTCATGCAGATAATTTTGCTGCAA AATACTTACAACATATTAATTCCATCTAACAATGGGACTCGTATGACATGGGCACCGGCAATTCTAGTCGATGCAGACAAAGTTTCTTTCTATAAATGCGGTTTCAGCAGCCTGCAAGACACGGTGACAGACGATAGGGGCCGCCATCTTTACAAAAATTGCTTCATTCAAGGTGCAGTAGATTTCATCTGGGGTGGTGGCCAGTCTGTTTTCCAG ACATGCGTTATCAATGTACTGGGAACAGCCCTAGGACTCGGGCCTGGTTTCATCACAGCACAAGCACGAGGAAGCTTAGAGGATCCCAGTGGGTTTGTGTTCAAATTTGGACAAGTGATTGGAACAGGCCAAACATTTCTTGGAAGACCATATACATCATTTTCTCGA GCATTTTTTGAGCTACTGATCGAGTTAATAGGGTTGTCATGCAGGAATACCGTCACATTTGTGGAGGCGGATTGCACGGGAGAAGGAGCAAACAAGGGAAAGCGGATTCAGTGGCTAAAGAAGCTTAGTACAAAAGATTTGAATTTCTTTGTGAAGTCTCCAGATTTCATTGACAAAGAAATGTGGTTGGAGAAAATTCCTCTCCCACTCACAGAAGGAAATTAA
- the LOC117930640 gene encoding B3 domain-containing protein At5g26805, producing the protein MEKTTFHHFLLTKVEEEEEIKRYGCSPHERRWEIVEKRVEPPKLLQLFPWEINKVLNANDVSSLGALELTPEQVHNHIFKYWEANMVAKVLNSEQVPIVIIDVDTDTKHSLFFKKWSQDENFIIHSSWMNDFVRRRDLQEGMLIGMYWDIRSSSFKFSILNNHIVD; encoded by the coding sequence ATGGAGAAAACTACCTTCCATCATTTTCTCCTCAcaaaagttgaagaagaagaagaaataaagcGATATGGTTGTAGCCCTCATGAGCGTCGTTGGGAGATTGTTGAAAAAAGAGTTGAACCTCCCAAACTCTTGCAACTCTTCCCATGGGAGATCAACAAAGTTCTTAATGCTAATGATGTTTCATCTCTAGGGGCCCTTGAACTAACCCCTGAGCAAGTTCACAACCACATTTTTAAGTATTGGGAGGCAAACATGGTGGCAAAAGTGCTTAATAGTGAGCAAGTTCCTATTGTCATTATTGATGTTGACACCGATACTAAGCATAGCTTGTTTTTTAAGAAGTGGTCACAAGATGAAAACTTCATCATTCATTCTAGTTGGATGAATGATTTTGTGAGGCGTCGAGATCTTCAAGAGGGTATGCTCATTGGAATGTATTGGGACATAAGGTCttcatcctttaagttctccataTTGAACAATCACATAGTTGATTAG
- the LOC117929652 gene encoding pentatricopeptide repeat-containing protein At5g66520-like: MYASFGRLVEARRILDDKGGEVDAVCWNAMIDGYLRFGEVEAARELFESMPDRSMISTWNAMISGFSRCGMVEVAREFFDEMKERDEISWSAMIDGYIQEGCFMEALEIFHQMQKEKIRPRKFVLPSVLSACANLGALDQGRWIHTYAKRNSIQLDGVLGTSLVDMYAKCGRIDLAWEVFEKMSNKEVSSWNAMIGGLAMHGRAEDAIDLFSKMDINPNEITFVGVLNACAHGGLVQKGLTIFNSMRKEYGVEPQIEHYGCIVDLLGRAGLLTEAEKVVSSIPTEPTPAVWGALLGACRKHGNVELGERVGKILLELEPQNSGRYTLLSNIYAKAGRWEEVGEVRKLMKERGIKTTPGTSIIDLGRGEVHKFIIGDGSHPQVKDIYQMLDKVKERLQMEGYEPDPSQVLFDIDEEEKETAVWQHSEKLAIGFGLINTSPGTTIRIVKNLRVCEDCHSATKLISQVYNREIIVRDRIRYHHFRNGACSCKDFW, encoded by the coding sequence ATGTATGCATCATTTGGACGCTTGGTGGAGGCACGGCGAATTCTTGATGATAAGGGTGGGGAAGTGGATGCTGTTTGTTGGAATGCTATGATTGATGGGTACTTGAGATTTGGAGAAGTTGAAGCAGCTAGAGAGTTGTTTGAAAGTATGCCAGATAGGAGTATGATCAGTACTTGGAACGCGATGATTAGCGGCTTTTCTAGATGTGGCATGGTGGAAGTTGCTAGGGAGTTTTTTGATGAGATGAAGGAAAGGGATGAGATATCTTGGAGTGCCATGATTGATGGTTATATTCAAGAAGGGTGTTTCATGGAGGCCCTGGAAATTTTTCATCAAATGCAGAAAGAGAAAATTAGGCCAAGAAAATTTGTGCTTCCTAGTGTGCTGTCTGCTTGTGCTAATTTGGGAGCACTTGATCAAGGAAGATGGATTCATACTTATGCGAAGAGGAACTCCATTCAATTGGATGGAGTGCTGGGTACTTCTTTGGTGGACATGTATGCAAAATGCGGGCGAATCGACCTAGCATGGGAGGTTTTTGAGAAGATGTCAAACAAAGAAGTCTCCTCTTGGAATGCCATGATCGGGGGGCTGGCTATGCACGGTCGGGCTGAGGATGCCATCGACCTCTTCTCAAAAATGGACATAAACCCGAATGAAATCACCTTTGTGGGGGTCCTGAATGCTTGTGCTCATGGAGGTTTGGTCCAAAAAGGCCTaacaattttcaattcaatgagAAAAGAGTATGGGGTTGAGCCCCAAATTGAGCATTATGGCTGCATTGTAGACCTTCTAGGAAGGGCCGGGCTCTTAACAGAGGCGGAGAAGGTCGTAAGCTCAATCCCAACTGAGCCTACTCCAGCAGTTTGGGGAGCACTCCTGGGGGCTTGCAGGAAGCATGGAAATGTCGAATTGGGTGAAAGAGTGGGGAAGATTTTACTTGAGCTCGAGCCGCAGAACAGCGGCCGCTACACattattatcaaacatctaTGCAAAGGCCGGAAGGTGGGAAGAAGTAGGAGAAGTGCGAAAACTGATGAAGGAAAGGGGAATAAAGACAACTCCTGGAACCAGCATTATCGACTTAGGCCGAGGCGAGGTCCACAAGTTCATAATTGGGGATGGCTCACACCCTCAAGTGAAGGACATCTACCAAATGCTGGACAAGGTCAAGGAAAGGCTGCAGATGGAAGGCTATGAACCGGACCCGTCTCAAGTTTTGTTCGATATTGACGAAGAAGAGAAGGAGACCGCAGTTTGGCAGCATAGCGAAAAGCTTGCCATTGGTTTTGGCCTAATCAACACAAGCCCAGGAACAACCATCCGAATAGTGAAGAACCTAAGGGTGTGTGAGGACTGCCATTCTGCAACCAAGCTTATCTCGCAAGTGTATAACCGAGAAATCATAGTGAGGGACCGTATCAGGTATCATCATTTCAGAAATGGAGCGTGTTCATGTAAGGATTTCTGGTGA
- the LOC117930641 gene encoding uncharacterized protein LOC117930641 — protein MASPLHVHILSAHVVSHLPADHDEVKKLLFYKFSPSNPPASSISFEEGPSSDIFSTVKMKTAIITVFVISSMLLCLQADARRLMLEEVKGARGETDVKPSLVPAKSGMNGNGVTADQVNSNSEEKNESDEASNGQGSSASGSTHHFYPDEPPRQGHKTLIP, from the exons ATGGCTTCTCCACTACATGTTCATATTCTTAGTGCCCACGTTGTCTCTCATCTTCCTGCTGATCATGATGAAGTGAAGAAACTACTCTTCTATAAATTCTCTCCCTCCAATCCGCCAGCTTCATCAATCAGCTTTGAGGAAGGACCATCATCAG ACATTTTCTCAACAGTGAAAATGAAGACGGCGATCATTACTGTTTTCGTCATCAGTTCAATGTTGTTATGCCTTCAAGCGGACGCCAGACGGCTTATGCTCGAGGAGGTGAAGGGGGCCAGAGGCGAAACCGATGTTAAACCAAGCCTTGTTCCTGCAAAATCAGGCATGAATGGTAATGGGGTGACTGCTGACCAGGTTAACAGCAACAGcgaagaaaagaatgagagcgaTGAAGCTTCTAATGGTCAAGGATCGTCGGCTTCCGGCTCAACTCACCATTTCTACCCTGATGAGCCCCCTCGTCAAGGACACAAAACTTTAATTCCATAA